In the genome of Thermoanaerobaculia bacterium, one region contains:
- the meaB gene encoding methylmalonyl Co-A mutase-associated GTPase MeaB, which produces MTDPLTRGVLAGDPRAIGRAISRVERGSDLAGLVREIFPSTGRARVIGVTGPPGAGKSTLVTRMARAYREQGRRVGIVAIDPSSPFSGGAILGDRIRMSELDADPGVFIRSMATRGALGGLSRATNDAVDVLDAAGFEVVIVETVGVGQDEVDVVRAADSVVVVVPPGLGDDIQALKAGILEIADLFVVNKADREGADRAAAELKMNLDFSAPQGWRAPILLTVATKNEGTAAVIERLEAHRAHLAETGENRERRLRRSRARLRALLEARFFRAVENDAHNPSGLEEYVVRLTDRAVDPYSAADELFRRIAAP; this is translated from the coding sequence TTGACCGATCCGCTCACCCGCGGGGTCCTCGCCGGGGATCCCCGCGCGATCGGCCGCGCGATCTCGCGCGTCGAACGCGGCTCCGATCTCGCGGGGCTCGTTCGCGAGATCTTCCCGTCGACCGGCCGCGCGCGGGTGATCGGCGTGACGGGTCCTCCCGGCGCCGGGAAATCGACTCTCGTCACCCGGATGGCCCGGGCGTACCGGGAACAGGGGCGGCGGGTCGGGATCGTCGCGATCGACCCGTCCTCCCCCTTCTCCGGGGGGGCCATCCTCGGAGACCGGATCCGCATGAGCGAGCTCGACGCCGACCCCGGAGTTTTCATCCGGTCCATGGCGACGCGCGGCGCGCTCGGCGGACTGTCCCGGGCGACCAACGACGCGGTCGACGTTCTCGATGCGGCGGGGTTCGAGGTCGTGATCGTGGAGACGGTCGGCGTCGGTCAGGACGAGGTCGACGTCGTCCGCGCGGCGGATTCCGTCGTCGTCGTCGTCCCTCCCGGGCTCGGGGACGACATCCAGGCGCTCAAGGCGGGGATTCTCGAGATCGCGGACCTCTTCGTCGTCAACAAGGCGGACCGGGAAGGCGCCGACCGCGCCGCGGCGGAGCTCAAGATGAACCTGGATTTTTCGGCACCGCAGGGATGGCGTGCTCCGATCCTCCTGACGGTCGCCACGAAGAACGAAGGGACCGCGGCGGTGATCGAACGGCTGGAAGCGCACCGCGCGCATCTGGCGGAAACCGGCGAGAATCGCGAGCGGCGGCTCCGGCGCTCCCGCGCACGGCTCCGGGCGCTCCTCGAAGCGCGCTTCTTTCGGGCCGTCGAAAACGACGCGCACAATCCGAGCGGCCTCGAGGAGTACGTCGTGCGCTTGACGGACCGCGCGGTCGACCCCTATTCTGCCGCGGACGAGCTCTTCCGGAGGATCGCGGCGCCGTGA
- the mce gene encoding methylmalonyl-CoA epimerase: MIKHLDHIGIAVRSLEEALPVWRALGLKEERREEVPGQKVRTAFLAAGEPSIELLEPTSEDSPIAGFLARRGPGIHHICFAVEDLESMLDELARAGYRLIHRTPVPGAGGKKVAFLHPEAGRGVLIELSEASPEGAFPART, translated from the coding sequence GTGATCAAGCATCTCGACCACATCGGAATCGCGGTTCGGTCGCTCGAGGAGGCGCTCCCGGTCTGGCGCGCCCTCGGGCTGAAAGAGGAGCGGCGCGAGGAAGTTCCCGGCCAGAAAGTCCGGACCGCTTTCCTGGCGGCGGGCGAGCCGTCGATCGAGCTCCTCGAGCCGACGTCGGAAGATTCGCCGATCGCCGGCTTTCTCGCCCGGCGCGGACCGGGGATCCACCACATCTGCTTCGCCGTCGAGGACCTCGAGTCGATGCTCGACGAGCTCGCGCGCGCCGGCTACCGCCTCATCCATCGAACCCCCGTCCCCGGAGCCGGAGGGAAGAAGGTCGCGTTCCTGCACCCGGAGGCCGGGCGGGGCGTCCTGATCGAGCTCTCGGAAGCTTCGCCCGAGGGCGCGTTTCCGGCGCGGACGTGA
- the aroF gene encoding 3-deoxy-7-phosphoheptulonate synthase: MLIVMDSRADAAAVRRVIETVEQMGLKATPIPGAQRVAIGITGNRGTVDPTGLENLPGVLEIIPVSAPYKLVSRETKSERSVVSIGGVEIGGDRIVVGAGPCAVESEEQTIEIARRVKAAGATLFRGGAYKPRTSPYSFQGLGLAGLKILAKARAETGLPIVTEVLDTETAEEVAEYADCLQVGARNMQNFSLLKKVGRLKRPVLLKRGMSATIEEFLLSAEYILAEGNYDVVLCERGVRTFADHTRNTLDLSAIPAVQRISHLPIMADPSHGTGKRHKVLPLSRAAVAVGADGLLIEVHHKPETALSDGPQALLPEQFADLMNQVRALSIVMGRSA, translated from the coding sequence ATGCTCATCGTCATGGATTCGCGCGCGGACGCGGCCGCCGTCCGCCGCGTCATCGAGACGGTCGAGCAGATGGGCCTGAAGGCGACGCCGATCCCGGGCGCGCAGCGGGTCGCGATCGGGATCACCGGCAACCGCGGCACCGTCGACCCGACCGGCCTCGAGAACCTGCCGGGCGTCCTCGAGATCATTCCCGTCTCCGCGCCGTACAAGCTCGTCTCCCGGGAGACGAAGAGCGAGCGGAGCGTCGTGTCGATCGGCGGCGTCGAGATCGGGGGCGACCGGATCGTCGTCGGGGCCGGCCCGTGCGCGGTCGAATCGGAGGAGCAGACGATCGAGATCGCCCGGCGGGTCAAGGCGGCGGGGGCGACGCTCTTCCGCGGCGGCGCCTACAAGCCCCGAACGTCGCCGTATTCCTTCCAGGGACTCGGACTCGCCGGATTGAAGATTCTCGCGAAGGCGCGCGCCGAGACCGGGCTCCCGATCGTCACGGAGGTCCTCGACACCGAGACCGCCGAGGAAGTCGCCGAGTACGCGGACTGCCTGCAGGTCGGCGCGCGGAACATGCAGAACTTCTCGCTCCTGAAGAAGGTCGGGCGGTTGAAGCGTCCGGTCCTCCTGAAGAGGGGCATGTCGGCGACGATCGAGGAGTTCCTCCTGTCGGCCGAGTACATCCTCGCGGAGGGGAACTACGACGTCGTCCTCTGCGAACGCGGCGTCCGGACGTTCGCCGACCACACGCGCAACACGCTCGATCTCTCCGCGATCCCCGCGGTGCAGCGGATCTCGCATCTTCCGATCATGGCCGACCCGTCGCATGGGACGGGCAAGCGCCACAAGGTGCTGCCGCTCTCTCGCGCCGCCGTGGCGGTCGGGGCCGACGGCCTCCTGATCGAGGTCCACCACAAGCCGGAAACGGCGCTGTCGGACGGGCCCCAGGCCCTTCTTCCCGAGCAGTTCGCGGACCTCATGAACCAGGTCCGCGCGCTTTCGATCGTCATGGGAAGGAGCGCGTGA
- the carA gene encoding glutamine-hydrolyzing carbamoyl-phosphate synthase small subunit, whose product MTAGLLVLEDGTAYHGKAVGARGTFFGEIVFNTSMTGFQEVLTDPSYRGQLVVMTASHVGNYGARRGEEESDRVQAAGYLARDFPTHWSGTGGETGLADMLAEAGVPGLFGFDTRSLVRKLRSEGVMRAGISTGILDPTDLRRRVLESPPMEGSALALTAGTSETYRSPAPDGARFRVAAIDYGMKRNLCRLLNGAGCDVTVFPASATRDEILAEKPDGIFLSNGPGDPAALEACVSTARSLIGEKPIFGVCLGHQILGRALGASTFKLKFGHRGGNHPVQDLDRHAIAITSQNHGFAVDPAGLPGGTHVSHVNLNDGTVEGFRDPGRRVLAVQYHPEGAPGPHDARGLFAEFLSMMEG is encoded by the coding sequence GTGACCGCCGGTCTCCTCGTTCTCGAAGACGGCACCGCCTACCACGGCAAGGCCGTCGGTGCCCGGGGAACGTTCTTCGGGGAGATCGTCTTCAACACCTCGATGACCGGGTTCCAGGAGGTCCTCACAGACCCGTCGTATCGCGGGCAGCTCGTCGTCATGACGGCATCGCACGTCGGCAACTACGGCGCGCGCCGGGGAGAAGAGGAATCGGACCGGGTGCAGGCCGCCGGCTATCTCGCCCGGGATTTCCCGACGCACTGGAGCGGAACCGGAGGCGAGACCGGGCTCGCCGACATGCTGGCGGAGGCCGGCGTCCCCGGACTCTTCGGATTCGACACGCGTTCCCTCGTCCGCAAGCTCCGCTCCGAGGGGGTGATGCGCGCCGGCATCTCGACCGGGATCCTCGATCCGACCGACCTCCGCCGCCGCGTTCTCGAATCCCCGCCGATGGAGGGGAGCGCGCTCGCGCTGACGGCGGGGACTTCGGAAACCTACCGCTCGCCCGCCCCCGACGGCGCGCGGTTCCGGGTCGCCGCGATCGACTACGGGATGAAACGGAACCTCTGCCGGCTGCTGAACGGCGCCGGTTGCGACGTGACCGTCTTCCCGGCCTCGGCGACCCGCGACGAGATCCTCGCGGAGAAGCCGGACGGCATCTTCCTTTCGAACGGCCCGGGAGATCCCGCCGCGCTGGAAGCGTGTGTTTCGACCGCCCGCTCGCTCATCGGCGAGAAGCCGATTTTCGGCGTCTGCCTCGGGCATCAGATTCTCGGGCGGGCCCTCGGGGCGTCGACGTTCAAGCTCAAGTTCGGGCACCGCGGCGGCAACCATCCGGTGCAGGATCTCGACCGCCACGCGATCGCGATCACGTCCCAGAACCACGGCTTCGCCGTCGATCCCGCGGGTCTCCCGGGCGGGACCCACGTCTCGCACGTGAACCTGAACGACGGGACCGTCGAGGGCTTTCGCGATCCGGGCCGGCGGGTGCTCGCGGTCCAGTACCACCCGGAGGGCGCCCCCGGACCCCACGATGCCCGGGGGCTGTTCGCCGAGTTCCTCTCCATGATGGAAGGGTGA
- a CDS encoding ABC transporter permease, with protein MTLASELALRYFRRRSSRLVSRVSLLAIAGVALGVMALVIAMALLSGYRDEIQGKLIGANADVVVFPLTSSGIADPDALAAKLRVYRRVRAAAPVIYWQGTAASEAEPDGLNAVVKGIDPERERLVAPVGRVLEAGNRLFAADAAGREGCAIGADLAGRLRVGEGATVLLTVPDTSRRGAGFTLRRRAFRVSEVFRTNFFEYDSEWVFVSRAAARALARFPAPANVLEVKLDTIDRTPEATARVREILGEGYSVTDWRSLNGSLFSALTVQKITLFLVIGLIVAVSTFTIVATLVMNVQEKKRDIGVLSALGAPPRLASGAFLRLGMLLGGSGVTLGLAAGTVVCAALTRFRLVRFPPDVAEIYFVSFVPFEVRLRDVATIAVFALAVIALAAWLPARRAGRIEVAEALRYE; from the coding sequence TTGACGCTCGCGTCCGAGCTCGCCCTCCGATATTTCCGCCGGCGCTCCTCGCGTCTCGTCTCGCGCGTTTCCCTCCTCGCCATCGCGGGGGTGGCCCTCGGGGTGATGGCGCTGGTGATCGCGATGGCCCTCCTCTCCGGCTATCGCGACGAGATCCAGGGAAAGCTGATCGGCGCGAACGCGGACGTCGTCGTCTTTCCGCTGACGTCCTCCGGGATCGCGGACCCCGACGCCCTCGCGGCGAAGCTTCGGGTCTATCGGCGGGTGCGGGCGGCCGCGCCGGTCATCTACTGGCAGGGGACGGCGGCTTCCGAGGCGGAGCCGGACGGCCTGAACGCCGTGGTCAAGGGGATCGATCCCGAGCGCGAGCGACTCGTCGCGCCCGTGGGCCGGGTTCTGGAAGCGGGGAACCGCCTCTTCGCGGCCGACGCCGCCGGCCGCGAAGGATGCGCGATCGGGGCGGACCTCGCGGGCCGGCTTCGCGTGGGAGAGGGCGCGACCGTGCTGTTGACCGTTCCGGACACCTCCCGCCGCGGCGCGGGTTTCACGCTCCGCCGGCGCGCGTTCCGCGTGTCCGAAGTCTTCCGGACGAACTTCTTCGAGTACGACTCGGAGTGGGTGTTCGTCTCGCGCGCGGCCGCGCGGGCGCTCGCCCGCTTTCCGGCGCCGGCGAACGTCCTCGAAGTGAAGCTCGACACGATCGACCGCACGCCGGAGGCGACCGCCCGCGTCCGCGAGATTCTCGGGGAGGGATACAGCGTGACGGACTGGCGGTCGTTGAACGGCAGCCTCTTCTCCGCCCTGACCGTCCAGAAAATCACCCTCTTCCTCGTCATCGGCCTCATCGTCGCGGTCTCGACCTTCACGATCGTCGCCACCCTGGTGATGAACGTCCAGGAGAAGAAGCGCGACATCGGGGTCCTGTCGGCGCTCGGAGCCCCTCCCCGGCTCGCTTCCGGTGCGTTCCTGAGGCTCGGAATGCTCCTGGGCGGAAGCGGCGTGACGCTGGGCCTCGCCGCGGGGACCGTCGTGTGCGCGGCGCTGACGCGCTTCCGCCTCGTCCGGTTTCCGCCGGACGTGGCGGAGATCTATTTCGTCTCTTTCGTTCCGTTCGAGGTTCGTCTGCGCGACGTCGCGACGATCGCGGTCTTCGCGCTCGCGGTCATCGCCCTCGCGGCGTGGCTGCCCGCGCGGAGAGCGGGGCGGATCGAGGTCGCGGAAGCGCTGCGGTACGAATAG
- the kdpC gene encoding potassium-transporting ATPase subunit KdpC, producing the protein MKVMKPLVRSILFVVVTTVIFGGIYPGAVTLAARLLWRDKADGSFVTASGRTVGSGLIGQPFADPRYLHGRPSAAGKDGYDATSSSGTNLGPTSAALAKAVKDAVSAARADRPGDTRPVPADLVTSSASGLDPHLSPEAAGWQALRIAKARGVSEAAVLAVIDRHVEGRTLGFIGDPRVNVLLANIDLDRSFPRK; encoded by the coding sequence ATGAAAGTGATGAAACCGCTCGTTCGCTCGATCCTTTTCGTCGTCGTCACCACGGTGATCTTCGGCGGCATCTACCCCGGAGCGGTCACTCTCGCCGCACGACTGCTCTGGCGCGACAAGGCGGACGGCTCGTTCGTCACCGCGTCGGGACGGACGGTGGGATCGGGGCTGATCGGCCAGCCGTTCGCCGATCCGCGGTACCTCCACGGCCGCCCGTCCGCCGCCGGGAAGGACGGCTACGACGCAACGTCGTCCTCCGGTACGAACCTCGGACCGACGAGCGCGGCGCTCGCGAAGGCGGTCAAGGACGCCGTCTCGGCGGCCCGGGCGGACCGTCCCGGCGACACTCGCCCGGTGCCCGCCGACCTCGTCACCAGCTCCGCGTCGGGCCTCGACCCGCACCTCTCCCCCGAGGCCGCGGGGTGGCAGGCGCTGCGCATCGCGAAGGCGCGGGGCGTCTCCGAGGCCGCCGTCCTTGCGGTCATCGACCGGCACGTCGAAGGGCGCACGCTCGGCTTCATCGGCGACCCGCGGGTGAACGTTCTGCTCGCCAACATCGATCTCGATCGCTCGTTTCCGCGAAAATAG
- the kdpB gene encoding potassium-transporting ATPase subunit KdpB encodes MAKPEKRGLFDPAIVRPAIRDSFVKLSPRMQAKNPVMFVVLVGALLVTGLLVRDVARGGQVLFNVQIALWLWFTLLFANFAEAMAEGRGKAQAETLRRGKSEMTARRLGKRGDEETVSATALRKGDRVVVEAGQLIPGDGTVVEGIASVDESAITGESAPVIRESGGDRSAVTGGTRVLSDRIVVEITSNPGETFIDRMIALVEGAQRQKTPNEVALSILLSGLTIVFLIATVTLRPFALYAGGQAATAVLIALLVCLIPTTIGGLLSAIGIAGMDRVLQHNVLAMSGRAVEAAGDVNVLLLDKTGTITLGNRQATDFVPAEGIAVEALAEAAQLSSLADETPEGRSIVVLAKERHGLRGRHVAGMTFIPFSAATRMSGVDFNGRKIRKGAGDSVMEWVKELGGRNSPEIGEEINRIAAQGATPLLVADGAKILGVVALRDIVKAGMRDRFDRLRAMGIKTIMITGDNPLTAAAIAQEAGVDDFLAQAKPEDKLALIRREQEGGNLVAMTGDGTNDAPALAQADVGVAMNTGTQAAREAGNMVDLDSNPTKLIEIVEIGKQLLMTRGALTTFSISNDIAKYFAILPAMFASTYPLLNGLNVMHLANPRSAILSAVIFNALIIVALIPLALRGVRYRPIGAGRILARNLVIYGIGGILVPFAGIKLIDVLVVALRLA; translated from the coding sequence GTGGCAAAACCGGAAAAACGCGGCCTGTTCGACCCGGCGATCGTCCGGCCGGCGATCCGCGACTCGTTCGTGAAGCTCTCGCCGCGGATGCAGGCGAAGAACCCCGTCATGTTCGTCGTCCTCGTCGGTGCTCTCCTCGTGACGGGACTCCTCGTCCGGGACGTCGCGCGCGGCGGACAGGTCCTTTTCAACGTCCAGATCGCCCTCTGGCTCTGGTTCACGCTCCTCTTCGCGAATTTCGCGGAGGCGATGGCGGAAGGGCGCGGAAAGGCGCAGGCGGAGACCCTGCGGCGCGGGAAGAGCGAGATGACCGCCCGACGTCTCGGCAAGCGCGGCGACGAGGAAACGGTCTCGGCGACCGCGCTTCGAAAGGGCGACCGCGTCGTCGTCGAGGCCGGGCAGCTCATCCCCGGCGACGGAACGGTCGTCGAGGGAATCGCCTCGGTCGACGAATCGGCGATTACCGGGGAATCCGCTCCCGTGATCCGCGAATCGGGAGGAGACCGCTCCGCGGTCACGGGAGGCACCCGGGTTCTCTCCGACCGGATCGTCGTCGAGATCACGTCGAATCCCGGCGAGACGTTCATCGATCGGATGATCGCACTCGTCGAGGGGGCGCAGCGGCAGAAGACCCCGAACGAGGTCGCGCTGTCGATCCTCCTCTCCGGGCTCACGATCGTCTTCCTGATCGCGACGGTCACGCTCCGGCCGTTCGCGCTGTACGCCGGCGGGCAGGCCGCGACGGCCGTGCTCATCGCCCTGCTCGTCTGCCTCATCCCGACGACGATCGGCGGACTGCTTTCTGCGATCGGGATCGCCGGAATGGATCGCGTCCTCCAGCACAACGTCCTCGCGATGTCCGGCCGGGCCGTCGAGGCGGCGGGCGACGTCAACGTCCTTCTCCTCGACAAGACCGGGACGATCACGCTCGGCAACCGCCAGGCGACGGATTTCGTCCCCGCCGAAGGCATCGCCGTGGAGGCGCTCGCCGAGGCCGCCCAGCTCTCCTCGCTCGCCGACGAAACGCCCGAGGGGCGGTCGATCGTCGTCCTCGCCAAGGAACGGCACGGTCTCCGCGGCCGGCACGTCGCCGGAATGACCTTCATCCCGTTCTCGGCCGCGACCCGGATGTCCGGCGTCGACTTCAACGGACGGAAGATCCGGAAGGGCGCGGGCGACTCGGTCATGGAGTGGGTAAAGGAGCTGGGGGGCCGGAATTCGCCGGAAATCGGCGAGGAGATCAACAGGATCGCCGCGCAGGGTGCGACGCCACTGCTCGTCGCCGACGGCGCGAAGATCCTCGGCGTCGTGGCGCTCCGCGACATCGTCAAGGCCGGCATGCGGGACCGCTTCGACCGGCTGCGCGCGATGGGGATCAAGACGATCATGATCACCGGCGACAACCCCTTGACCGCCGCGGCGATCGCCCAGGAAGCCGGCGTCGACGACTTCCTCGCCCAGGCGAAGCCGGAGGACAAGCTGGCGCTCATCCGCCGAGAGCAGGAGGGGGGAAACCTCGTCGCGATGACCGGAGACGGCACCAACGACGCGCCCGCCCTGGCGCAGGCCGACGTCGGCGTCGCGATGAACACGGGAACCCAGGCGGCGCGCGAGGCCGGGAACATGGTCGATCTCGATTCGAACCCGACGAAGCTCATCGAGATCGTCGAGATCGGCAAGCAGCTCCTCATGACGCGCGGGGCGCTCACGACCTTCTCGATCTCCAACGACATCGCGAAATACTTCGCGATCCTTCCCGCGATGTTCGCCTCGACGTATCCGTTGCTCAACGGTCTCAACGTGATGCACCTGGCGAACCCGCGGTCCGCGATACTCTCCGCGGTCATTTTCAACGCCCTGATCATCGTCGCGCTGATCCCGCTCGCGCTCCGCGGCGTGCGATACCGGCCGATCGGCGCCGGGAGGATCCTGGCGCGGAACCTCGTGATCTACGGGATCGGCGGGATCCTCGTCCCGTTCGCCGGCATCAAGCTGATCGACGTGCTCGTGGTCGCTCTGCGGCTCGCGTGA
- the kdpA gene encoding potassium-transporting ATPase subunit KdpA produces MTTINFLEILVYFAIIVAITPLIGGYMTRVFSGRKTLLDGLFRPVERAVYRVCGVDPERDQTWVEWTIAMLLVNAVSLVVLYLMQRLQKWLPLNPNHFGNVSPDSSWNTAVSFTTNTNWQGYAGESTMSFFTQMAGLAYHNFLSAATGIAIAVAVIRGIAREKAKGIGNFWFDCTRALLWVLLPISFFAAIFLVSRGAVQNFKADVPVTTLEGKTQKISQGPVASQEAIKELGTNGGGFFNANSAHPYENPTPGTNFVEMLLIFAIGAGLTNTLGRMTGSVRHGWAVFAAMAILFFAGVFVADISERRGNPIHQKAGVEASAGNMEGKEARFGIGDSTLFATVTTDASCGAINSWHDSFTPLGGLVPLANIATGEVIFGGVGAGLYGMFVFVVLSVFIAGLMVGRTPEYLGKKIEAHEVKLAMLSVLILTLIILGFSAAAARVKPGLSSLANAGPHGFSEILYAYTSGAGNNGSAFAGLNANTLWYNTTLGVEMFFGRFWMIIPILGIAGSLAAKKKIPESAGTFPVTGPLFAFLLVGVIVIVGALTFFPAFSLGPIVEQLAMKAGTLF; encoded by the coding sequence ATGACGACGATCAACTTCCTCGAGATCCTGGTCTATTTCGCGATCATCGTCGCGATCACGCCACTGATCGGCGGCTACATGACGCGCGTGTTCTCGGGAAGGAAAACCCTCCTCGACGGCCTCTTCCGGCCGGTCGAGAGAGCCGTTTACCGCGTCTGCGGCGTCGACCCGGAGCGCGACCAGACGTGGGTCGAATGGACGATCGCCATGCTCCTGGTCAACGCGGTCTCGCTCGTCGTCCTCTACCTCATGCAGCGGCTGCAGAAATGGCTGCCGCTCAACCCCAATCATTTCGGCAATGTCTCGCCCGACTCCTCCTGGAACACGGCGGTCTCGTTCACGACGAACACGAACTGGCAGGGGTACGCCGGCGAGTCGACGATGTCGTTCTTCACCCAGATGGCCGGGCTCGCCTACCACAACTTCCTCTCGGCCGCGACCGGGATCGCGATCGCGGTCGCGGTCATCCGCGGCATCGCCCGGGAGAAGGCGAAGGGGATCGGGAACTTCTGGTTCGACTGCACCCGCGCGCTCCTCTGGGTGCTCCTGCCGATCTCCTTCTTCGCCGCGATCTTCCTCGTGTCCCGCGGCGCCGTCCAGAACTTCAAGGCGGACGTCCCGGTCACGACGCTCGAGGGGAAGACGCAGAAGATCTCGCAGGGCCCGGTCGCCTCGCAGGAGGCGATCAAGGAGCTCGGCACCAACGGCGGCGGATTCTTCAACGCCAATTCCGCCCATCCCTACGAAAACCCGACCCCCGGCACCAACTTCGTCGAGATGCTGCTGATCTTCGCGATCGGGGCCGGGCTCACGAACACTCTCGGCCGGATGACGGGGTCGGTCCGGCACGGCTGGGCGGTGTTCGCCGCGATGGCGATCCTTTTCTTCGCGGGAGTCTTCGTCGCCGACATCTCGGAACGGCGGGGAAATCCGATCCACCAGAAAGCCGGCGTCGAAGCGTCGGCCGGGAACATGGAAGGGAAGGAGGCCCGGTTCGGGATCGGCGACTCGACCCTTTTCGCGACGGTCACGACCGACGCCTCCTGCGGCGCGATCAACTCGTGGCACGACTCGTTCACGCCGCTCGGCGGCCTCGTTCCGCTCGCGAACATCGCGACGGGCGAGGTGATCTTCGGCGGGGTCGGCGCGGGGCTCTACGGAATGTTCGTCTTCGTCGTGCTCTCCGTGTTCATCGCGGGACTCATGGTCGGTCGCACCCCCGAATACCTGGGCAAGAAGATCGAGGCCCACGAGGTGAAACTCGCCATGCTCTCGGTGCTCATCCTGACGCTCATCATCCTCGGATTCTCCGCCGCGGCGGCGCGCGTCAAGCCCGGGCTTTCGTCGCTCGCCAACGCCGGGCCCCACGGCTTCTCCGAGATCCTGTACGCGTACACCTCCGGCGCCGGCAACAATGGCTCCGCCTTCGCGGGCCTGAACGCGAACACGCTCTGGTACAACACCACGCTCGGCGTCGAGATGTTCTTCGGCCGGTTCTGGATGATCATCCCGATTCTCGGAATCGCCGGATCGCTCGCGGCGAAGAAGAAGATTCCGGAATCCGCCGGGACGTTCCCGGTCACCGGTCCGCTCTTCGCGTTCCTCCTCGTCGGCGTGATCGTGATCGTCGGCGCGCTGACGTTCTTCCCGGCGTTTTCCCTCGGCCCGATCGTCGAGCAGCTCGCGATGAAGGCCGGAACGCTCTTCTAG
- a CDS encoding potassium-transporting ATPase subunit F, producing the protein MGWEDVLGLVVTLFLLGYLLWAMVRAEKV; encoded by the coding sequence ATGGGATGGGAAGACGTTCTCGGGCTCGTCGTGACGCTGTTCCTGCTCGGCTATCTGCTGTGGGCGATGGTCCGCGCGGAGAAAGTGTAG
- a CDS encoding outer membrane beta-barrel protein, with translation MTGSPAGATPGRGLAFAGYVILGRRALIALAPELDRRWRRDCSRMRIAVFAFLGLLPAARMHAQEQPAAPAPSGAAAPDLGKVTLGGYVEAFYSYNFNTPSNRITNYRGFDNRESTFTLSNLDLSAAWQKGAASGKVSLQVGHTPNTYYLSEPAFPRTSATGSTDASTWKYVQEAWVGYKAPIGTGVLFKGGLFLSPIGVENIAVKDNWNWSRSNLFFGLPFYHTGVSATSDLSKQWTVTLMICNGWNNVVDNNRDKSVDLEATFKPTGTLSVHGLYFGGVERSTGAPEGSPWRNLFDLYATWDATPSLSFILSGDAGWEDNRFGTSSWEAVAGYIRIKLSGRFSVAARADVFREHVPSNSEGSASAIFWPADRVASQTLTLDYHPQDHISFRLEGRHDGATGDMYFRDRVSGDGSAANPWIPNAKAQTTVTLGATTGF, from the coding sequence GTGACCGGGTCGCCCGCGGGCGCGACGCCGGGGCGGGGGCTCGCATTTGCCGGCTACGTGATTCTCGGGCGGCGCGCGCTGATCGCCCTGGCGCCGGAGCTCGACCGGCGGTGGCGGAGAGACTGCAGCCGGATGCGGATCGCGGTGTTCGCCTTCCTGGGGTTGCTCCCGGCGGCCCGGATGCATGCCCAGGAGCAGCCCGCGGCGCCGGCGCCGTCCGGCGCTGCCGCGCCCGACCTCGGCAAGGTCACGCTCGGCGGCTACGTCGAAGCCTTCTACAGCTACAACTTCAACACGCCCTCGAACCGGATCACCAACTATCGCGGGTTCGACAATCGGGAGAGCACGTTCACGCTCTCCAACCTGGACTTGAGCGCCGCGTGGCAGAAGGGCGCGGCGTCGGGAAAGGTTTCGCTCCAGGTCGGCCACACGCCGAACACCTATTACCTGTCGGAGCCGGCCTTTCCCAGGACGTCCGCGACCGGCTCGACGGACGCTTCGACATGGAAGTACGTCCAGGAGGCCTGGGTCGGCTACAAGGCCCCGATCGGAACCGGTGTGCTCTTCAAAGGCGGGCTGTTCCTTTCCCCGATCGGCGTCGAAAACATCGCCGTCAAGGACAATTGGAACTGGTCCCGGTCGAACCTCTTCTTCGGTCTCCCCTTCTACCACACGGGAGTCTCGGCAACCTCCGACCTCTCGAAGCAGTGGACCGTGACACTGATGATCTGCAACGGCTGGAACAACGTCGTCGACAACAACAGGGACAAATCGGTCGATCTCGAGGCGACGTTCAAACCGACCGGCACCCTGTCCGTCCACGGCCTCTACTTCGGCGGCGTCGAGCGCTCGACCGGCGCGCCCGAAGGAAGCCCGTGGCGGAATCTCTTCGACCTCTACGCCACGTGGGACGCGACGCCGAGTCTCTCGTTCATTCTCTCCGGCGACGCCGGGTGGGAGGACAACCGCTTCGGCACGAGCTCCTGGGAGGCGGTCGCCGGGTACATCCGGATCAAGCTCTCCGGGAGATTCTCCGTGGCCGCGCGCGCGGACGTCTTCCGGGAGCACGTTCCGTCGAATTCCGAAGGTAGCGCCAGCGCCATCTTCTGGCCGGCGGACCGCGTCGCGTCGCAGACCCTCACGCTCGACTATCACCCCCAGGACCACATCTCGTTCCGTCTCGAAGGAAGGCACGACGGTGCGACGGGCGACATGTATTTCCGTGACCGGGTCTCGGGCGACGGAAGCGCCGCGAATCCCTGGATTCCCAACGCGAAGGCGCAGACGACCGTGACACTCGGCGCCACGACCGGATTCTGA